One Natronosalvus rutilus DNA window includes the following coding sequences:
- a CDS encoding class I SAM-dependent methyltransferase, with translation MMTKRNEPTEVKRAYSSDEALNKYEDLNELGFYDVEERLVKRYFQPRSARVLDVACGAGRTTKPLAKMGYDVVGIDISEEMISKANLLFPELDFRVGDAADLPFPDESFDFILFSYMNIDYLYPREQRLQSLRELNRVLKKGGRLIFGTGNSLHVIPALLRRKPSHLFRFYVRNENYKRIFRVYKKDPDEWNLRTYFGTQPRNLLDLHRYGFKTEHISGKRESMLRFFEEVQYYVARKIKHIGHHEGTNI, from the coding sequence ATGATGACAAAGAGAAATGAGCCGACCGAAGTCAAACGTGCATACTCGTCCGATGAGGCTCTGAATAAATATGAGGACCTAAACGAACTCGGTTTCTACGATGTGGAAGAAAGGCTTGTGAAGCGATACTTTCAACCTCGTTCTGCGCGAGTTCTTGATGTCGCCTGTGGTGCCGGTCGGACAACGAAGCCCCTCGCGAAGATGGGTTACGATGTCGTCGGCATTGATATTAGTGAGGAGATGATTTCGAAAGCGAATTTATTATTCCCTGAACTCGACTTCCGTGTCGGTGACGCTGCCGATCTCCCGTTCCCGGACGAATCGTTCGATTTCATTCTTTTTTCATACATGAATATCGACTATCTCTATCCGAGAGAGCAGCGGCTTCAATCACTTCGAGAACTAAACCGAGTTCTGAAAAAAGGTGGGCGTCTTATTTTTGGCACTGGAAATAGTCTGCATGTGATCCCAGCGCTGCTCCGTAGAAAACCCAGCCATCTGTTCCGATTTTATGTGAGAAATGAGAATTACAAGCGAATATTCAGAGTATACAAAAAAGATCCAGACGAATGGAATTTGAGAACATATTTCGGGACACAACCACGTAATCTTTTGGACCTTCACCGGTACGGATTCAAAACCGAACACATTAGTGGGAAACGGGAGTCAATGCTTCGGTTTTTTGAAGAAGTACAGTACTATGTTGCCCGTAAAATTAAACATATAGGACATCACGAGGGCACAAATATCTGA
- a CDS encoding phosphate signaling complex PhoU family protein, translating to METRKIQMVGGGTYTVSLPKEWAESEDITAGDSVNLHTHIDGTLVLQARECEDDATRQIAVEVAHADAEPLERTLRAAYAVGAKEVRLDAADGFTTGQRRVIDLVARNLPGVSVTEESESKITVRTLLDTEEVSVRQSVRQLKFVALSMHRDATDVVTGDTPPGNLADRDDQADRLYAMIDRSFAQGLARLDVVDALELTRSELFELWGTTRELERVADHAEGIATVATEIDNSIGEPTTDELREISQRAREIITDAVSVIIGDADVETAQQALTARDQLREDITTFECRLAESSNVGAQLRPILDRLRRTAEHGGNIAEFGLRHGIRHGKRIEPSQETTDRHDPTQESHVSTGG from the coding sequence GCAAAATTCAGATGGTCGGCGGCGGGACCTACACCGTATCACTGCCCAAAGAGTGGGCCGAATCAGAGGACATTACCGCAGGCGATAGCGTAAATTTGCATACACATATCGACGGAACGCTCGTCCTCCAGGCACGAGAATGCGAAGATGACGCTACGAGACAGATCGCCGTCGAAGTTGCTCACGCCGACGCTGAGCCACTCGAACGAACGCTGCGGGCGGCCTACGCAGTGGGTGCGAAGGAAGTAAGACTCGATGCAGCGGACGGTTTTACAACCGGCCAACGGCGAGTCATTGACCTGGTCGCCAGAAACCTACCGGGGGTGTCCGTTACTGAGGAGTCCGAATCGAAGATCACGGTTCGAACGCTCCTCGATACTGAGGAAGTGTCGGTTCGACAGTCGGTACGTCAGCTCAAGTTCGTCGCACTATCGATGCACCGCGATGCAACAGATGTAGTGACTGGAGATACCCCTCCCGGAAATCTAGCCGATCGTGATGATCAGGCCGATCGTCTCTACGCGATGATCGACCGGTCCTTTGCTCAAGGACTCGCACGTCTCGACGTGGTTGATGCGTTGGAATTGACCCGCTCGGAGTTATTTGAACTGTGGGGGACGACCCGGGAGCTAGAGCGCGTTGCTGACCACGCCGAAGGCATAGCAACTGTCGCCACCGAGATCGATAACTCTATAGGCGAACCAACCACGGACGAACTCCGTGAAATTTCCCAGAGGGCACGTGAGATTATAACGGACGCAGTGAGTGTGATAATCGGTGATGCGGATGTCGAAACCGCGCAACAGGCGTTGACTGCCCGTGATCAGCTCCGCGAGGATATTACCACATTCGAGTGTCGGTTGGCAGAGTCGTCGAACGTAGGTGCTCAGCTCAGACCAATTCTCGATAGGTTGCGACGGACAGCTGAACACGGGGGAAACATTGCAGAGTTCGGGCTCCGACACGGTATTCGTCACGGTAAACGGATAGAACCATCGCAAGAGACCACAGACAGGCACGACCCGACTCAGGAGTCTCACGTCTCAACTGGAGGATGA